The following are encoded together in the Candidatus Paceibacterota bacterium genome:
- a CDS encoding type IV secretion system DNA-binding domain-containing protein — translation MGDINLFGETTYRNTKRRFGIKLDDRRRHMYVIGKTGMGKTAMLQNMAVQDIREGRGIGFVDPHGEAAEELLDHIPKSRINDVIYFNPADLNYPIAFNVMERVSVEYRHLVASGLMGVFKKIWPDVWSARMEYILNNTILALLEYPGATLLGVNRMFSDAEFRKKVVSSVTDVVVKAFWVKEYASYAQKYETEATAAIQNKVGQFISAPLIRNIIGQVKSTIDMRKIMDERKILILNLSKGRIGEDNSTLLGALLITKIQLAAMSRVDIPEKDREDFFLYVDEFQNFATESFATILSEARKYRLSLILGHQYIAQMQEEVRDAVFGNVGTLVSFRVGAEDAEFLEKEFMPEFLANDIVNLTKYNIYLKLMIDGMAGRAFSAKTLPPPIALEDSNREKIIKVSRERYGVSKEKVEQNIIDWWNLSEENFSSEASQSVLYDAKCSSCGKDTKVIFPPDKSKPIYCKKCLKKKKEGALPLKKETALPVLEKEENLVLLKKKDDILKKKGKQVDIDKLRELLKETLNKEEKDK, via the coding sequence ATGGGAGATATAAATTTATTCGGAGAAACTACATACAGAAATACCAAAAGGAGATTTGGGATAAAGCTTGACGATAGAAGGCGCCATATGTATGTGATTGGAAAAACAGGAATGGGAAAAACAGCCATGCTTCAAAATATGGCTGTTCAGGATATTAGAGAAGGAAGAGGAATAGGATTTGTAGACCCCCATGGAGAAGCGGCCGAAGAATTATTAGATCATATTCCCAAAAGCAGAATAAACGATGTTATTTATTTTAACCCTGCGGATTTGAATTATCCGATTGCTTTTAATGTTATGGAAAGAGTCAGTGTCGAGTATAGGCATCTTGTTGCAAGCGGTCTTATGGGTGTTTTTAAGAAAATATGGCCAGATGTATGGTCGGCGAGAATGGAATATATTTTGAATAATACTATTCTTGCTCTTCTTGAATATCCGGGGGCAACGCTTCTTGGAGTAAACAGAATGTTTTCGGATGCCGAATTCAGAAAGAAAGTCGTATCAAGTGTTACGGATGTTGTCGTTAAGGCCTTCTGGGTCAAGGAATATGCAAGCTATGCTCAGAAATACGAAACGGAAGCGACGGCGGCGATACAAAATAAAGTAGGACAATTCATATCAGCTCCTCTTATCAGAAATATAATAGGTCAGGTAAAATCTACTATTGATATGAGAAAAATAATGGATGAGAGGAAGATTTTAATACTTAACCTTTCAAAAGGAAGGATAGGAGAGGATAATTCCACCCTTCTTGGAGCCCTTCTTATAACCAAAATACAGCTTGCTGCAATGTCGAGAGTAGATATACCGGAAAAAGACAGAGAGGACTTTTTTCTTTATGTTGATGAGTTTCAGAACTTTGCCACCGAGTCATTTGCAACTATTCTTTCGGAGGCAAGAAAATACCGCCTTTCCCTTATACTAGGCCATCAGTATATCGCTCAAATGCAAGAAGAAGTAAGGGATGCTGTTTTTGGTAACGTCGGAACTCTTGTTTCTTTCAGAGTCGGGGCCGAAGACGCGGAATTTTTGGAAAAAGAATTTATGCCGGAATTTCTGGCAAATGATATTGTCAATTTGACGAAATATAATATATACTTAAAGCTGATGATTGACGGGATGGCTGGAAGGGCTTTTTCGGCCAAAACGCTTCCGCCGCCTATTGCGCTTGAGGATTCAAACAGGGAGAAAATAATCAAAGTTTCAAGAGAAAGGTATGGCGTTTCGAAAGAAAAGGTGGAGCAGAATATAATTGATTGGTGGAACCTTTCGGAAGAAAACTTTTCTTCGGAAGCTTCCCAGTCCGTTTTATACGACGCCAAGTGTTCTTCTTGCGGAAAAGACACAAAAGTTATTTTTCCTCCTGATAAATCAAAGCCGATTTATTGCAAAAAATGCTTGAAAAAGAAAAAAGAAGGCGCTTTGCCTTTAAAAAAAGAAACAGCATTACCTGTTTTAGAAAAAGAAGAGAATTTAGTTCTTCTTAAGAAGAAAGATGATATTTTAAAAAAGAAAGGCAAACAGGTTGACATTGATAAGTTAAGGGAACTTTTAAAAGAGACATTAAATAAAGAAGAGAAAGATAAATAA
- a CDS encoding phosphoglycerate kinase — MIKNLEDFQLKSKRVIVRCDFNVPIDEKGNISDNYRIRKSLPTIDYLIKEKAKVIILTHFGDFEEKAGLSPVQKELSNLLKKEIKKTNDCVGKEVEKEIEAMKEGDVILLENVRKHKEEKENDLKFAKELSKLGDIFINDAFASSHRNHASIVGITNYLPSGAGFLLKKELAVLSKIMDNPWRPFGAIIGGVKFSTRINLIKNLINKADHILFGGEIANNILMAKGICVNKTWEGDKDSTSEIRKIDITSPKIHLPIDVVVSGDKKGESYVRSTGPGVVKKEEFLLDIGPETIRVFSDVLKDMKTIIWAGPLGLFEEPLFEKGTREIGERIARNHRAYKVAGGGDTVFSIFKFNLERGFDHISTGGGAMLSFLSGDKLPGIEALEKNGDKKS, encoded by the coding sequence ATGATAAAGAACCTTGAAGATTTTCAATTAAAAAGCAAAAGAGTTATTGTCAGGTGCGATTTTAACGTTCCCATTGATGAAAAAGGGAATATCAGCGACAATTACAGAATTAGAAAATCTTTGCCGACAATTGATTATCTTATCAAGGAAAAAGCCAAAGTCATTATTTTAACTCATTTTGGCGATTTTGAAGAAAAAGCGGGACTTTCTCCTGTCCAAAAAGAACTGTCAAATCTTCTTAAAAAAGAAATTAAAAAAACGAATGATTGCGTGGGAAAAGAAGTGGAAAAGGAAATAGAAGCAATGAAAGAAGGGGACGTTATTCTTCTTGAAAATGTAAGAAAACACAAAGAAGAAAAAGAAAATGATTTGAAGTTTGCAAAAGAACTGTCTAAATTGGGAGATATTTTTATTAACGACGCTTTTGCTTCTTCTCACAGGAATCATGCTTCTATTGTCGGAATAACCAACTATCTTCCTTCGGGTGCAGGATTTTTACTGAAAAAAGAATTGGCGGTTTTGTCAAAAATTATGGATAATCCATGGAGGCCTTTTGGTGCTATAATCGGAGGAGTAAAATTTTCAACAAGGATTAATTTAATAAAGAACCTTATAAACAAAGCGGATCATATTCTTTTTGGAGGAGAAATAGCCAATAATATTTTAATGGCCAAAGGAATATGCGTTAATAAAACATGGGAAGGAGATAAAGACAGCACATCTGAAATAAGGAAGATTGATATTACTTCTCCAAAAATTCATCTTCCCATTGATGTTGTGGTTTCCGGAGACAAGAAAGGAGAAAGTTACGTAAGAAGTACCGGTCCTGGGGTTGTCAAAAAAGAAGAATTTTTGCTTGATATAGGCCCGGAGACAATAAGGGTTTTTTCCGATGTTTTAAAGGATATGAAAACAATTATTTGGGCAGGCCCTCTTGGACTGTTTGAAGAGCCGCTTTTTGAAAAAGGAACAAGAGAAATCGGAGAAAGAATAGCCAGAAATCACAGGGCCTACAAAGTAGCCGGAGGAGGGGATACTGTTTTTTCTATTTTTAAATTTAACCTTGAGAGGGGATTTGACCATATATCAACGGGAGGAGGAGCGATGCTTAGTTTTCTTTCCGGAGATAAGCTTCCAGGGATAGAGGCGCTTGAAAAAAATGGAGATAAAAAATCTTAA
- a CDS encoding DHH family phosphoesterase: MEIKNLKKAAKRILKAAKEKEKFLLFSDSDLDGVVCAILMEETIKNINGEIATIYFPDREKEGYGISEKALLNLKKYAPALFIATDLGIGNVKEVKIAKKLGFDVIIIDHHEILDKVPSPSIAVDPKQEKDNYPFKNFSASGLVFKLSKEILKEKMGEALKKSFLELSAIATIADMMPIKEDNKEIVSEGLCSIENTWRPGLKVLLEIENSDSLNLMQRISRINSLLNIRDLESKIPLAYRILVSKGESEAYALAKDLIARNIQKKREIEKIKEEVERRVALKDESVIFEGDENWDLILLGNVAGSLSQKYQKPVFLYKRKKDESQGAIRAPLGYNVVEAMKSCNNLFITYGGHPQAAGFRLRSENIERFKDHLLNYFKK, from the coding sequence ATGGAGATAAAAAATCTTAAAAAAGCGGCCAAGAGAATTCTCAAAGCGGCAAAAGAGAAGGAGAAATTTCTTCTTTTTAGCGATTCAGATCTTGACGGTGTTGTTTGCGCTATTTTAATGGAAGAAACCATTAAGAACATAAACGGAGAGATAGCAACTATTTATTTTCCCGACAGAGAGAAAGAAGGATATGGAATAAGCGAAAAGGCTCTTTTAAATCTAAAAAAATACGCTCCCGCTCTTTTTATAGCGACCGATCTTGGCATAGGCAATGTGAAAGAAGTTAAAATTGCCAAAAAGCTCGGTTTTGACGTTATAATAATCGATCATCATGAGATACTTGATAAAGTTCCTTCGCCCTCGATTGCCGTTGACCCAAAACAGGAAAAAGACAATTATCCTTTTAAGAATTTTTCCGCCAGCGGTCTTGTTTTTAAACTTTCAAAAGAAATATTAAAAGAGAAAATGGGCGAGGCCCTAAAAAAAAGCTTTCTGGAGCTTTCCGCTATTGCGACTATTGCCGATATGATGCCTATAAAGGAAGATAATAAAGAGATTGTTTCAGAAGGCCTTTGTTCAATTGAAAATACATGGAGGCCGGGATTAAAAGTTTTGCTTGAAATAGAAAATTCCGATTCTTTAAATCTAATGCAAAGGATTTCCAGAATAAATTCTTTGTTAAATATCAGGGATTTGGAAAGCAAAATTCCCCTGGCTTACAGAATTCTTGTTTCAAAAGGAGAAAGTGAGGCCTATGCCCTTGCAAAAGATTTAATAGCCCGCAATATTCAAAAAAAGAGGGAAATTGAAAAAATAAAGGAGGAAGTTGAGCGGCGCGTTGCCTTAAAGGATGAATCTGTTATTTTCGAAGGAGATGAAAATTGGGACTTGATTCTGCTTGGCAATGTTGCCGGATCTTTGTCTCAAAAATATCAAAAGCCGGTATTTCTTTATAAAAGAAAAAAAGATGAAAGCCAGGGAGCAATAAGAGCTCCTTTGGGATATAACGTGGTGGAAGCAATGAAATCCTGCAATAATTTGTTTATTACTTACGGAGGTCATCCTCAAGCAGCTGGGTTTCGCCTTAGAAGTGAAAATATTGAAAGGTTTAAAGATCATCTACTTAATTATTTTAAAAAATAA
- a CDS encoding ribonuclease HI family protein, with protein sequence MKKIIIYTDGASRGNPGKGSAGFLFCNEKGQVIKKYSQYLGDKITNNEAEYTALILALKKFKAVFGKQLAKTAEVEVKSDSELMVKQLCGEYKIIEPNIQQLFLEIWNLRIDFGRMKFKLIPREKNKEADKLANEALDTQSQGFLV encoded by the coding sequence ATGAAAAAAATTATCATATATACCGATGGCGCTTCAAGAGGGAATCCTGGAAAAGGAAGTGCGGGTTTTCTTTTTTGCAATGAAAAGGGTCAGGTTATTAAAAAGTATTCCCAGTATTTAGGAGATAAAATAACAAATAATGAAGCGGAATATACCGCTCTTATCCTTGCCTTAAAGAAATTCAAGGCTGTTTTTGGTAAACAACTTGCAAAAACTGCCGAGGTGGAGGTGAAAAGCGATTCGGAGCTTATGGTAAAACAGCTTTGCGGGGAATATAAAATAATAGAGCCAAATATCCAGCAGCTTTTTCTGGAGATCTGGAATTTAAGAATTGATTTTGGAAGAATGAAATTCAAGCTTATTCCTCGAGAAAAAAACAAAGAGGCGGATAAGCTCGCAAACGAGGCGCTTGATACTCAAAGCCAAGGATTTCTTGTTTAA
- the murJ gene encoding murein biosynthesis integral membrane protein MurJ — protein MLKKIYNSKTKTITFTAALLALSGILSRVLGLLRDRLLAGNFGAGQQLDIYFAAFRIPDFVYGILIAGGVGAAFLPVFSKYFKEEDEKWSKESLELVNNVLNCFFLILIAVCSIIALFAPFFVSLVIPGFEGESRKLTIDLTRIMLFSPILFGLSGIFSGVLHYFNRFFAYSLAPILYNLGIIFGIVFLVPIFGIFGLAYGVILGAFFHLIVQVPAAFSSGYRYIPVFNFNFPGLRKIFFLMIPRMAAVAVSHINLIVITAIASTLAVGSIAVFNFSNNLHYFPVGIIGFSFAISSFPTFSKFWANGQKAEFFKNLSSSVRQILFLIVPASFLMFLLRAQIVRVVLGTGQFGWLETRLTVASLGIFCLGIFASGLVPLLSKAFFALHDTKTPLIIGFFSVISNISFSLFFVFLLNGSNFFSFFMRDILKLYGIENIEVIGLPLALSISAVFQFFLLFFFLYKKIGDFGMKEIYDSLMRIMFGCIFMSVTVYYSLWFLSSYVDMRTFFGVMSQALISGALGGVVYLSILVIINAPEIKSIKRMLYLK, from the coding sequence ATGCTTAAGAAAATTTACAACAGCAAAACAAAGACAATCACTTTCACCGCTGCTCTTCTTGCTTTGTCGGGAATATTAAGCCGTGTTTTGGGTCTTTTAAGAGACCGTCTTTTGGCTGGCAATTTTGGAGCAGGACAGCAGCTGGATATATATTTTGCCGCTTTCAGAATTCCTGATTTTGTCTATGGTATACTTATTGCCGGAGGAGTGGGAGCGGCCTTTTTGCCTGTTTTTTCAAAGTACTTCAAAGAAGAAGATGAAAAGTGGTCCAAAGAATCTCTTGAACTTGTGAATAATGTCCTTAATTGTTTTTTTCTTATCCTTATTGCCGTTTGTTCTATTATTGCCTTATTTGCTCCTTTTTTTGTTTCTCTTGTAATTCCTGGATTTGAAGGCGAAAGCAGAAAGCTTACGATAGACCTTACAAGGATTATGCTTTTCTCTCCTATTCTTTTTGGCCTTTCAGGAATCTTTTCGGGAGTATTGCATTATTTTAACAGATTTTTTGCTTATTCTCTTGCTCCTATTCTTTATAACCTGGGAATTATTTTTGGAATTGTTTTTCTAGTTCCTATTTTTGGAATTTTCGGGCTTGCTTACGGAGTTATTCTTGGAGCTTTTTTTCATTTAATTGTTCAAGTGCCGGCTGCATTTTCATCAGGGTATAGGTATATTCCGGTTTTTAATTTTAATTTCCCCGGGCTTAGAAAGATATTTTTTCTGATGATTCCAAGAATGGCGGCAGTTGCTGTTTCTCATATAAACTTGATAGTTATTACTGCCATTGCTTCAACTCTTGCTGTAGGGAGCATTGCTGTTTTTAATTTTTCAAATAATCTTCACTATTTTCCCGTTGGAATAATCGGTTTTTCTTTTGCTATTTCTTCTTTTCCTACATTTTCCAAATTCTGGGCGAATGGCCAAAAGGCAGAATTTTTCAAGAACCTTTCCTCTTCAGTAAGACAGATTCTTTTTCTTATAGTCCCGGCTTCTTTTTTAATGTTTTTATTAAGGGCTCAGATAGTTAGGGTTGTTCTTGGAACAGGGCAGTTTGGATGGCTGGAGACCCGTCTTACCGTAGCGTCTTTGGGAATTTTTTGCCTTGGTATTTTTGCAAGCGGTCTTGTCCCTCTTCTTAGCAAGGCCTTTTTTGCTCTTCATGATACAAAGACCCCCTTGATTATTGGTTTTTTTTCAGTTATTTCCAACATATCTTTTTCTTTATTTTTCGTCTTCCTTCTTAACGGAAGCAATTTTTTCAGTTTTTTTATGAGAGATATTTTAAAACTTTACGGCATTGAAAATATAGAAGTGATAGGGCTTCCTTTGGCTCTTTCTATATCCGCTGTCTTCCAGTTTTTTTTACTTTTTTTCTTTCTCTATAAAAAGATAGGGGATTTTGGAATGAAAGAAATATATGATTCTCTTATGAGAATAATGTTCGGGTGTATTTTCATGTCAGTTACAGTGTATTATTCTCTTTGGTTTTTAAGCAGTTATGTTGATATGAGAACATTTTTTGGAGTTATGTCCCAAGCCCTTATTTCGGGAGCATTGGGAGGAGTTGTTTATCTTTCCATTCTTGTTATTATAAACGCCCCTGAAATTAAAAGTATTAAAAGAATGCTTTACTTAAAATGA